The Nocardia arthritidis genome has a window encoding:
- a CDS encoding FAD-binding oxidoreductase, with translation MVIPEKAWQRLTARIAGRLVRPGDPGYDDARALQIREFDTVRPAAVAYCVTVDDVRETVLFARTHALPVAARSGGHSCAGHSTTEGLVIDVSGIAGVRREQTLIRAGAGIQTIDLLEETAPGGWVVPAGTCATVGLAGLTLGGGIGIATRKYGLTCDRVREIQVVLADGSVLTCDDERHPDLFWALRGCGGGNLGIVTELVLEAVPATPVTSYSLSWDWSAAPQVWAAWQEWAPHAPDDLASNVRFALEHPEAGGQPQVLVLGAWLGDPSELPALLDDLRRRVDREPEAGFRHTGSYYDTLRTWMGCAELTRAQAHRVGTNPEARLPRDGWHRERGHFVPEPIPAEGIEQILAAFADGRAGDQIRALELGAMGGACNRIPSDATAFVHRDHLYYAGLVVEAHGEITDELRANGSAWIDTCHPVLRRWSSPYTYQNLPDPALIDWRTAYYGTNYPRLAEIAHRYDPDGFFRHPQSISAR, from the coding sequence GTGGTCATTCCCGAGAAGGCGTGGCAGAGGTTGACTGCACGGATCGCGGGTCGGCTGGTGCGACCCGGGGATCCCGGTTACGACGACGCGCGTGCCCTGCAGATCCGGGAATTCGACACGGTCCGGCCCGCCGCGGTGGCCTACTGCGTGACCGTGGACGATGTCCGCGAGACGGTGCTCTTCGCCCGGACGCACGCGCTTCCCGTGGCCGCGCGATCCGGCGGGCACAGTTGCGCCGGGCACTCCACCACCGAAGGGCTGGTCATCGATGTCAGTGGGATCGCCGGAGTCCGGCGCGAACAGACGCTGATCCGCGCCGGAGCGGGAATTCAGACCATCGATCTGCTCGAGGAAACCGCGCCCGGCGGGTGGGTGGTTCCCGCCGGTACCTGCGCCACCGTCGGATTGGCCGGGCTGACGCTCGGCGGCGGAATCGGAATCGCGACCCGCAAATACGGGCTGACCTGCGATCGGGTGCGCGAGATACAGGTGGTGCTCGCCGACGGCAGCGTGCTGACCTGTGACGACGAGCGGCACCCCGACCTGTTCTGGGCGCTGCGCGGTTGCGGCGGCGGCAACCTGGGCATCGTCACCGAACTGGTGCTGGAGGCGGTCCCGGCGACCCCCGTCACCAGTTACAGCCTGAGCTGGGACTGGTCCGCCGCCCCGCAGGTATGGGCCGCGTGGCAGGAATGGGCGCCGCACGCACCCGACGACCTCGCGTCGAATGTCCGCTTCGCCCTGGAGCATCCGGAAGCCGGAGGGCAGCCGCAGGTGCTGGTCTTGGGGGCGTGGCTCGGCGATCCAAGCGAACTACCCGCGCTGCTGGACGATCTGCGGCGGCGCGTCGACCGCGAACCGGAAGCGGGTTTCCGGCACACCGGTTCGTACTACGACACGCTGCGCACGTGGATGGGATGCGCGGAACTCACTCGCGCGCAGGCACATCGAGTCGGCACCAATCCCGAGGCGAGGCTGCCGCGCGATGGATGGCACAGGGAGCGCGGGCATTTCGTCCCCGAACCGATCCCCGCCGAAGGCATCGAACAAATCCTCGCCGCGTTCGCCGACGGACGCGCCGGAGATCAGATTCGCGCCCTCGAATTGGGCGCGATGGGCGGGGCATGCAATCGAATCCCCTCCGACGCAACCGCTTTCGTGCACCGCGACCATCTGTATTATGCCGGTCTGGTGGTGGAGGCGCACGGCGAGATCACCGACGAACTGCGCGCCAACGGCTCCGCCTGGATCGACACCTGCCACCCGGTCCTGCGCCGCTGGTCCTCGCCATACACCTACCAGAACCTGCCGGACCCGGCACTGATCGACTGGCGCACAGCGTATTACGGCACGAACTACCCCCGACTGGCCGAGATCGCTCACCGCTACGACCCCGACGGCTTCTTCCGCCACCCGCAGTCGATCAGCGCACGGTGA
- a CDS encoding pyridoxamine 5'-phosphate oxidase family protein encodes MGPNEINAILNLPISRELLNRDLLRMAYVAKDGTPRNVPVGFVWNGSQIVVCTSKNAPKLPSLRRNPMVALTIDTEVHPPKILLIRGRAELDVVDGIPEEYLQMSGSGYEMTPEQRVVWEAEVRSLYDGMVRIVITPTWAKLIDFDTTLPTAVEELMRQRAERENA; translated from the coding sequence ATGGGACCGAATGAGATCAACGCGATCCTGAATCTGCCGATCAGCCGGGAACTGCTGAACCGTGACCTGCTGCGGATGGCGTATGTCGCCAAGGACGGCACGCCGCGCAACGTTCCGGTCGGCTTCGTCTGGAACGGTTCGCAGATCGTGGTGTGCACCTCGAAGAACGCGCCGAAACTGCCTTCGCTGCGGCGTAATCCGATGGTGGCGTTGACGATCGACACCGAGGTGCATCCGCCGAAGATCCTGCTCATCCGCGGCCGGGCGGAGTTGGACGTGGTCGACGGCATTCCGGAGGAGTACCTGCAGATGAGTGGCAGCGGCTATGAGATGACGCCCGAGCAGCGCGTCGTGTGGGAGGCCGAGGTTCGTTCGCTCTACGACGGCATGGTCCGCATCGTCATCACCCCGACCTGGGCCAAACTCATCGACTTCGACACCACCCTCCCCACCGCGGTCGAAGAGCTGATGCGGCAGCGAGCCGAACGCGAAAACGCCTGA